In Polyodon spathula isolate WHYD16114869_AA chromosome 27, ASM1765450v1, whole genome shotgun sequence, one DNA window encodes the following:
- the LOC121301649 gene encoding uncharacterized protein LOC121301649 has product MQARTCCNLLLVSALSLLASSETRHQDKPPQLDHSTEEIQKQVDTAIRTLQRNGFFPWPREQIDQMVPRLHLGVLELWLEFRRFQRENQQMGKRIKGLMARDARCCQELALEISHFKNEVLQKVETVAGEVVVLQGKVGDLEDTEETDRTVENIESNETTDMPALPAVNLTSQPEMANTSVNQSGDTYLTSVQSEGWINNASDPVEVGVGVSEPEMKSCHSEASLNPHSPEKLHLRVSDLTQLLNGHTDLLAELYERLSALEGHELDQRPSEYEGSGDHQ; this is encoded by the exons ATGCAAGCCAGGACATGCTGCAACCTTCTGCTGGTCTCTGCTCTTTCCTTGCTTGCAAGCTCTGAGACCAGGCATCAGGATAAGCCACCGCAGCTAGACCACAGCACTGAGGAGATACAGAAGCAGGTCGACACAGCCATCAGGACGTTGCAGAGGAATGGCTTCTTTCCTTGGCCGAGGGAGCAAATCGATCAG ATGGTGCCCAGGCTTCACCTCGGAGTGCTGGAGCTGTGGCTGGAGTTCAGGCGCTTCCAGAGAGAGAATCAACAGATGGGGAAGAGGATCAAGGGGCTGATGGCTCGAGATGCAAGGTGCTGCCAAG AGTTAGCTTtggaaatatcacattttaaaaacgaGGTGCTTCAGAAAGTCGAGACAGTTGCGGGTGAAGTGGTCGTTCTGCAGGGGAAGGTGGGTGATTTGGAGGATACAGAGGAAACTGACCGAACTGTGGAAAATATTGAATCCAATGAGACCACAGACATGCCAGCTCTACCAGCAGTTAACCTTACCAGCCAACCAGAGATGGCGAATACAAGCGTGAACCAATCAGGAGACACATACCTTACTTCTGTCCAATCAGAAGGCTGGATCAACAATGCCAGTGATCCTGTAGAGGTGGGTGTTGGTGTATCTGAACCAGAAATGAAATCCTGTCACTCCGAGGCGTCACTCAATCCCCACTCCCCTGAGAAGCTCCACCTGCGTGTGTCTGACCTCACACAGCTCTTGAATGGACACACTGACCTCCTGGCAGAGTTATATGAGAGACTGTCAGCACTGGAGGGACATGAGCTGGACCAGCGGCCCTCTGAGTATGAAGGGAGTGGAGACCACCAATAA